The region TAGCTATGGCAAATATGAAAATAATATGTGTAAGGGCAACGTAATATAATATTACCAATATTTTCGATACGTAAAATGATGCCCGGCTGTAGGGAAGTGTAAGCATTTTTTTAAAAGCATTTGCTTTATGCTCAATTTGTACAACTAAGGAGGTAACTAAAACAACATACAGCGGCAATAAAAAAGATGCTACACTTTGCCAGTTGTATTTTAAAAAGAGGTACCAGGGCATATTGCTCATCCGGTTCGAAACAATTTCCGGGTGGCTTCTAACCACAAGAAACATGATTGCAGGAATAAGAATGCCTCCAAACACAGACAGCCAAAAAGCCCATGTTTTTTTTGTTTTCATATATTCAGCAGATATTACTCCGCTTAGTGATTTTAAATTTATCATAATTCAGGTCTATTTTTCGGTGACTTGCATGAATAATTCTTCGAGGTTGTTTTTTACTTCATAAGCCTGTGATAACGGAATATTCGCTTTAATGAGGGTTTGTATAATTTCTTGTTGATTTGCTTTTGAATCAGGTTGAAACTCAGCAATTGTTTTTTCTACAACTTTTCCCTTCCATTTATTTTTTAGGGTATCGATAGCCTTTTCGGCATCTGTTGTTTCTATTCTGAATATTTTGGTGGTTTTTGTCATAGTAGCCAATTCATCAATCGTACCCTCAAATATGCCCTTCCCATGATGTATAATACCTACATGCGTGCACATTTTTTCAATTTCGCCAAGCAAATGGCTCGATATAAAAATTGTTTTCCCCTGTTCACGGTTTAACTCTACTATCAGCTCTCGAATTTCGTACATTCCCTGTGGATCGAGTCCGTTGGTAGGTTCATCCAGAATAAACAGTTCAGGGTCGGGCAGGAGTGCTCCGGCAATTCCCAAACGTTGCTTCATCCCCATTGAATAATTGCCGGCTTTGCGGTTACGATCCTCGAAAAGGTTGACCCATCTCAGTACCTCATCTATTCTTGATTTTTTGTATCCTCCGGCTTTGCAAAGCAGCTCAAGGTTTTGTTTTCCTGTAAGGTGTTTGTAAATAGTGGGTTCTTCAATCATAAAAGCACTGTTTTTGAGCGCTGCCTTTCTTGATTTTTTTAAATTTTTCCCAAATAATTCAATGGTGCCCTGCGCCTGAAATAACAGGCCGGAAAGCATTCTGATGGTCGTTGATTTACCAGCTCCGTTGGGTCCAAGGAAACCATAAATACTTCCTTCGGGTACCTTAAGGCTTAACTCGTCCACTGCTTTTTTCTTCCCTTTAAAGTTAAAGGTCAGGTCGTGGGTTTCAATTACGGTTTGCATAAACGAAATTTAAGAATTCGGAACAAATATAGATTATTTATACTACTATGCAAAACATAGTAGTGTTTTTTTTAAGGTACCATATAGAAATATTAATAAGTTTGATGGTTTTTTGCTTTACAAAAAGTGTGGTTTAAAACGCCGTATGAGAAGTTAAGTCAGATATTAGGTCTTTGCACAAGTATAAAAAGACTCTATCTTTTAAAACGGGGGAGTACAAATATCACAATAAATGTCTTTTCATTTATATGATGCAAGTTTTGAAAAAATCGTAAAAAAAATGGTGGTGTTAATTTAGTTGCTTTACGAGTTGCCTGATATCGGTGAGGTTGGAGCCGGATTTATTGGTGGACCGGGTAAAAACTTTTTTATAGCCAAGTCTGCGGGCTTCAGATATGCGCTGTTCCATTCGGCTTACAGGCCTAATTTCACCCGCAAGGCCAATTTCGCCGGAAAAGCATGTTTGTGGAGATATTTCAAGGTCGAGGTAGGATGAAATTATGGCTGCTGCCATAGCTAAATCAATGGCAGTATCAGCAATTTTGAGGCCTCCGGCAATATTCACAAATACGTCGCGTGTGCTGAGTTTCAGACCGGCTCTTTTTTCCAGAACC is a window of Salinivirga cyanobacteriivorans DNA encoding:
- a CDS encoding ABC transporter ATP-binding protein; this translates as MQTVIETHDLTFNFKGKKKAVDELSLKVPEGSIYGFLGPNGAGKSTTIRMLSGLLFQAQGTIELFGKNLKKSRKAALKNSAFMIEEPTIYKHLTGKQNLELLCKAGGYKKSRIDEVLRWVNLFEDRNRKAGNYSMGMKQRLGIAGALLPDPELFILDEPTNGLDPQGMYEIRELIVELNREQGKTIFISSHLLGEIEKMCTHVGIIHHGKGIFEGTIDELATMTKTTKIFRIETTDAEKAIDTLKNKWKGKVVEKTIAEFQPDSKANQQEIIQTLIKANIPLSQAYEVKNNLEELFMQVTEK
- a CDS encoding ABC transporter permease; translation: MINLKSLSGVISAEYMKTKKTWAFWLSVFGGILIPAIMFLVVRSHPEIVSNRMSNMPWYLFLKYNWQSVASFLLPLYVVLVTSLVVQIEHKANAFKKMLTLPYSRASFYVSKILVILYYVALTHIIFIFAIAIFGLLLGALIPETMFLSKPIPWVMMIKQITKSFLASLGIVAIQYLLSIRFRNFIKPIGFGFAATIAGTIMQLGWKYVDYWPWALPAKVSPNIMQGASSEIFTMHEWISIGYFILFMSIGILYFSYRNIK